GATTTGGGGATGACTATTTTAAATTAGTTAGTAATGattctcacaaaatctcacatagtATCAACGCTATAAATCCTGACTTTGAATTCTTCCAAATCTCATTTAccttttcaattaaattttcaagctTAGTActaggtttaaaaaaaaaaggaccaaattgagcataCGAAGAAGTGTTGAAGTACTTAAACATAAAAACATGCattcatctaatagtttaaacttttaaaatcaTTGACAGTGATCATCATAAAATCTTGCACATTCATATGACGAAGCAGACTAATTCTCTTGATAATCAACTTGGAATTGCATTGGCCAGTTGTAGAGTCAACCCAGAAATCATACtttgaaaaatatcaaatcaaccATGAATGGGGAAATCTCTTCGTTTTGGTAAGATCCGCTAACCTTACGGAAATCATTTCCTGGGGGCGAACCGCAAACGGGTGGCCAAGATTTACTTCCACAAATTGGCATGAAGTTGTCTCTTATGAATGCCTAGCCTGCCTAAAGAAGAACCCTTCCGCATTTGACAAGGCGCGCCATCTGTGCAAGCGAAAGAGAACAGAAAGCAACCAAACAAGGACTCGAAATGACAACCTTAATCCACCCACCCCAAAAGGTCTAACGAGTGGACAAGAGCCGCCTACGGAAGACAGTATACAGAACGTATGCGAAATTGTACGCTTGGTATCTACCCACATGCAGCGTGTCTGAATAGTCTATGAATGATCTCATGTCACCTCCATCATGTTTATGCCTGCAACGTAATCTAATCACACCTACCTGAAAATCCAACTAAAACAAAGCAGCCCACTGGTTTCAAGAGATTGAAACTATTAATTTatcaaaggaaaacaaaacaagaaagaaacgCCAACTAATATCTAACCAGCGATTctgttggaaattgtgatccattttctaaaaCTATCTAGAAActattaagggtgcgtttggtaacgtttctatttaaaaattgttccaagaaacagcaaaaaaaaaaaaaaaaaaactatttttgtttcgaaaaacaattttttgccGTAAGAaagcgtttggtaactacacaaaatttatgttcctagaatagaaaaagaacgaaaacaCGTTTAgcaaacttgtataatttttttgtttcttttaattttttaatatttttattttttttttccttttttttttttttctttttcttttttcctacttTTGGTCGGTCGCCAGCCTCAGTcatggccgacaagggccggcagcctcgcccaaccaccggcgaggttgagcctcgctatGGGCCaacgacgctccggcgaggttgccggccctcgacagccgatcgccggccatggtcgaggccagcaaccggccaaagaaaaaagaagaagaaaagaaaaagaaggaaaaataggagagagaaaatttgtttctcgaaaatgttccgggaacaaaaaacgagtttttcttgtttcttgtttctgttctaaatttgttccctggaacagaatcaagtcccgagaacaaaaatgtaaacaaaatcgtttatgttatttttttgttccccggaacacaaaaacaaaaattgtgttcatgacaagaaaaaagaaaacaaacaaacgcaccctaaaccTTCGCAACAGCATCCACGTTGAAGATTGTCTAGAATAGTTGAGAATGGAGGTTGCTAGCTGAACCTAGAAGATTTATGTGGAAATGCGAGCAAGCAGAAGccaagttgaagaaaaatcctAGAACAAGCTAAAGAAGTCTACGTGCATGGgaaatcttgaaaataagtCAACAATGGCTGCTTAACCATGAAGAAAGAAGGATCAAGAGTATGTGGACAGCAAGAgtacttggagaagaagaaaattagtTGTCTTACAACTATACTATGGTGgtgaaaaaaagtcaaaagttgctCTATAAATAGAGCCTAGAATCATTCATGTAGCATGGGTGAGTGGTGAACCCTCCACCTTTGTGTGAGTGAATCCTCCACCGTAAGAGGTCTTAGACCTCCACCGTGATCATGTGAGGAGATGAGTTTAAAAATCTCCATCAAACTATTTTGTTCAACTAATGAAATTATTTCCCCCATATCTCATGTCCTTCAATTATCTTATCTTGTCTTTTGTCCATCGTCTATAAACTATACgatacacttgcacacatcactaataaaaaactatcatcaataccAAAACCATGTTTCCGCATGCacacatccaaaatttttaacaGATTCAACAGAGCCTCGCCTTCTCGTCCCCTCTTCAGTTCTAtcgtcactctctctctctccaggtGGGTTCTTTGTTATCTTCTTGATCCGTCTGCCAGCTCTTCTAGTCtaaagttttgaactttttcctGTTCATTTGGTTTTTGCACTCGGGTTGTTGAGTGCTGAATTGCGCTGGTTGGATCTCTTGATCGTCATTTGATAGTCTCAGATCAATTGGGTAATTGACTGATCGCTCTGAATCTGCGTTTCTTGCAGCTTTAGCTCGATACGCATCAGTTTGGCTGCGGAGTTCGTCATTCTTGAGTCAGATGGCCTCCGCAATGCTCTCTTTTGCTTCGGCTGCGGCCTCGGCCCCAGCTTCACTGTCGGTGCACGAACATCTCAAGGTACTTCTTAATTTCGTTTTCTTGAACGTAGTGATTTCATCTCGTGGATCTCTCTTCTGGTTTCTTTTGCGATGGTTGAATTCGAAAGGtgtgctttttcctttttctctgtttttgctGTTTTCACGGTGGTGTGTcatgttttctctttatatatttCAAATGCTTGATTTGGGCGAATCACACTGATCTTGTTTGCTTTCATTAGGGGAAAGCAAAGATTGGAAGTGCCAATTTCAGAAGTAGTGTGCCAGAGAGAAACCCATTTGCCAAAACTAAGGTATGGTGCTTGCGATCTCCTGTCATTCGTCATCTCTTCAGTTTTTCAGTTCTCTAACTTGGTTTTGCTCTGGTGTCCTCGCTATGAGTTGACTATGAATTATACGTCTTGAGCATGCTTCGTTTGGCTGGATAAGTGGTATGATTGTGTCGGAGATATGGCCTTATTACTTCCGTTCAAGTTTCAATTTTGTCCTTGTTTCTCTTCCTGATTTATTGGATTGTAAATACtgtcatactttttttttcctagtgaCTGGTGAAATCCTGTTCATTCTTATTTCTGGTTTTGAAGGCAAGCACGCTGTGGGAGATTGGTTATAACTTATGCGTTTGGATGTGTAGAGTCAATCATCAAGTCTCTTACGGTTGTATCTAGTCAATTTGATTTCTGAGTTTATATCATCTCATCTACGCAGCATTTTGGTCGGGTATCTATGACTGTTGCTGTTAATGTTTCGCGATTCGAGGGCATAACAATAGCCCCTCCCGACCCGATTCTTGGGGTGTCTGAAGCCTTTAAAGCAGACACAGATGAAAAGAAGCTCAACCTTGGAGTCGGGGCGTATCGGACGGAAGAATTGCAGCCTTACGTGCTTAAAGTTGTCGAGAAGGTGAGTTTTCTTAATCTTAATTAGGCAGTGAATGATTCATTATTTCAACATGGTTCAATGCTCTCTTTCTTCAGTGagcttcattttccttaaagaATAGAATTCATGCTTAATgatttagggtgcgtttagtttagcattttgaaaatccattgggaaaataaaaagtggttTAGCCTAAAGAACTTgagacaaatgcaaaaaccgtttggtaaactatgctATGAGAAGTAACTttgaaaacacatttgaaaaaccCTTTGAGTGAATAatattagctttttttttttttaatttcatttgtattatgcaactttttaaatataaattttgacaataatactaaaaaaatcaaatgcacatataattttttttttaaaagaccaaacccttcattggaattttttaatttttattttcttaaaattgaaaaaaaaaatgtatgaattttttaaatataaattttgacaataatgttaaaaaaatctaaaaaatcatatatatattaaaaaaccaaatccttcgttgattttttttttttaaattgaaaaaataatgtatgcaaatttttaaatataaaattgaaaatactgctaaaaaaaaaaaaatcaaatatatatatatatttttaaagaccaaacccttcattattttttttaaatttttatttgtttaaaattaaaaaaaaaaatatgcaactttttaaatataaattttgacaataatgctaaaaaataaaatacacatatatataatttttttaagaagacAAAATCcttggtcaaaattttttaattttatttgtttaaaattttaaaaataatgtatgtaactttttaaatataaatttgaaaataatgctaaaaaaaatacatatatatatatataattttttttagaaaaagaccaaacccttcgtcggaattttctaatttttatttgtttaaaatagaaaaattaatgtgtgcaactttttaaatataaattttgacaataatgctaaaataatcaaatatataggataaaaaaataaaatatataaataatttctttctaaaaagaccataaaacatattaaatttgatttttttagcattattttggcatttaaaaaaataataacgatggcaaaataagaaatttgaagagcgggtgatgatttttgaaaaataaaaataagtttcaGCATTTAGCCAAATGCTAAAAACTCAAAGCTAGTGCCTAAGATTGGGCTAGTTTTGAGCTTTCACCTTTACAATGCCGACTTCACTGAAAACTACTTCAAAATGGTTGCCAAACTGATCCAAAGATTTCACCAATGGgctttaaaaattgaaagtttggaaatgttgaaccaaacgcacctgAGAGCTTCTtatctgttttttgttttttcctctagTCAAGTTGATCTAACCGTGGATTTTACTACTCTGTGTAGGCTGAGAATCTCATGCTGGAGAGAGGGGAAAACAAAGAGGTACACATTTCTCTGAATTATATTTGATCATGTGGTGTCACTGTATCGATCTGAGATTATTCTGATATAATTTTGATCTGCAGTATCTGCCAATTGAAGGTTTGGCCGCATTTAATAAAGCAACTGCAGAGTTATTGTTTGGAGCAGACAACCCAGTGATAAAGCAACAGAGAGTATGTCTGCATTATGTGTTAACCGACCTCTTTGCATAGAGTTTCCTTGGAAAACTACATCTTTTGCAATTCTTTACCAGGTTGCAACCGTTCAAAGTCTTTCGGGGACTGGTTCCCTTAGGCTGGCTGCTGCTCTTATTGAGAGGTACTTTCCTGGAGCGAAGGTGTTGATATCATCTCCGACTTGGGGTATGTGCTATTGCCCGtggaacttttt
This genomic stretch from Eucalyptus grandis isolate ANBG69807.140 chromosome 3, ASM1654582v1, whole genome shotgun sequence harbors:
- the LOC104437632 gene encoding aspartate aminotransferase, chloroplastic-like isoform X1, coding for MSLKISIKLFCSTNEIISPISHVLQLSYLVFCPSSINYTIHLHTSLIKNYHQYQNHVSACTHPKFLTDSTEPRLLVPSSVLSSLSLSPALARYASVWLRSSSFLSQMASAMLSFASAAASAPASLSVHEHLKGKAKIGSANFRSSVPERNPFAKTKHFGRVSMTVAVNVSRFEGITIAPPDPILGVSEAFKADTDEKKLNLGVGAYRTEELQPYVLKVVEKAENLMLERGENKEYLPIEGLAAFNKATAELLFGADNPVIKQQRVATVQSLSGTGSLRLAAALIERYFPGAKVLISSPTWGNHKNIFDDARVPWSEYRYYDPKTVGLDFEGMIADIKDAPEGSFILLHGCAHNPTGIDPNPEQWEKIANVIQKKNHIPFFDVAYQGFASGSLDADAGSVRLFAARGMELLVAQSYSKNLGLYAERIGAINVVCSTADAATRVKSQLKRFAWAMYRNPPAHGAEIVPTIVGNRALFNGWKAEREMIAGRIKNVTQKVYDSLSAKDNSGKDRPFMLKQIGFFSITGLSKTQVIIILIHCIFRNESRWPSLSLWDPYGTCQKGTAHSPPLYFGNKGKAPCVIHCT